Proteins encoded together in one Thermoplasmatales archaeon BRNA1 window:
- a CDS encoding thymidylate kinase — MKGRFIVLEGIDGSGKTTLAKRLAADAGDAWVTFEPTDGKIGSALRSGEYGDIPPAAEALLFAADRSIHTAEIAKALDGGRWVICDRYMGSTVAYQSASMGDSADWDWLVSMQKDAVIQPDAVILLDMDPEVSMSRVGNRGEELSRFEKLEFQRRVRDAYLRLAQMFGYIVIDASKDADSVYEEAVSALKGRGLFASE; from the coding sequence ATGAAAGGCAGGTTCATCGTCCTCGAGGGGATAGACGGGTCGGGAAAGACCACTCTCGCCAAGAGGCTCGCCGCCGATGCGGGCGATGCCTGGGTGACCTTCGAGCCCACCGACGGGAAGATCGGCTCCGCCCTCCGTTCGGGGGAGTACGGGGACATCCCGCCTGCCGCCGAAGCGCTGCTTTTCGCCGCCGACCGCTCCATCCACACGGCGGAGATCGCCAAGGCCCTCGACGGGGGTAGATGGGTGATCTGCGACCGCTACATGGGATCCACCGTGGCATACCAGTCCGCGTCCATGGGCGATTCCGCCGACTGGGATTGGCTGGTATCCATGCAGAAGGATGCCGTCATCCAGCCCGACGCGGTGATCCTCCTCGACATGGACCCGGAGGTCAGTATGTCGAGGGTGGGCAACCGCGGGGAGGAGCTCAGCCGCTTCGAGAAGCTGGAGTTCCAGAGGCGCGTGAGGGACGCATACCTGCGTCTGGCACAGATGTTCGGCTACATAGTCATAGATGCCTCCAAGGACGCAGACAGCGTCTATGAGGAGGCGGTTTCGGCACTGAAAGGGAGGGGTTTATTTGCATCCGAGTGA
- a CDS encoding tRNA(1-methyladenosine) methyltransferase-related methyltransferase → MAFSEGEYLYIEDESGKKFWFRLEFGMVKMGGLGVIDGKKFQGLDDGDTVDIVGKQFAVFRPTVTDLMESLDRGAQIITPKDASAIILECDIHEGTKVIEVGAGSGGLTTALLAAVGKTGHVHTLEIKEQNAERVLKNLKRTGLDASWSYQIGDAREMEIDYGMADVVTTDMPDPENAIDNLSKHLRNGGRICTYVPNANQLDLAVRALRDRGFVDVRSFEIMRRGMEVHPGGVRPSFEMLGHTGYLTFARKKRV, encoded by the coding sequence ATGGCGTTCAGCGAGGGCGAGTACCTCTACATCGAGGACGAATCCGGCAAGAAGTTCTGGTTCAGGCTGGAGTTCGGAATGGTCAAGATGGGAGGCCTCGGAGTCATCGACGGGAAGAAGTTCCAGGGACTGGACGACGGCGACACCGTCGACATCGTCGGAAAGCAGTTCGCAGTCTTCAGGCCCACCGTCACAGACCTAATGGAATCCCTGGACAGGGGAGCCCAGATCATCACCCCCAAGGACGCCTCGGCGATCATCCTCGAGTGCGACATACACGAGGGCACCAAGGTCATCGAGGTCGGAGCCGGGTCGGGAGGGCTCACAACCGCGCTCCTCGCCGCCGTGGGGAAGACCGGGCATGTGCACACCCTCGAGATCAAGGAGCAGAACGCCGAGCGCGTACTGAAGAACCTCAAGAGGACGGGGCTGGATGCCTCATGGAGCTATCAGATCGGTGACGCCAGGGAGATGGAGATCGACTACGGCATGGCCGATGTCGTCACCACCGACATGCCCGACCCGGAGAACGCCATAGACAACCTCTCCAAGCACCTGAGGAACGGGGGCCGCATCTGTACCTACGTACCCAACGCGAACCAGCTCGACCTCGCCGTCAGGGCCCTCCGCGACAGGGGATTCGTGGACGTCAGGAGCTTCGAGATCATGCGCCGCGGGATGGAGGTCCACCCCGGCGGCGTGAGGCCCAGTTTCGAGATGCTCGGGCACACCGGATACCTCACCTTCGCACGTAAGAAGAGGGTCTGA
- a CDS encoding phosphoribosylformylglycinamidine synthase, purS protein — protein sequence MAVIDIRIELKKGVADPEGSNTKKTLESLGFKGIKAVKSVKCFEVELDMSGEEAVKAGEEYCKKLLANPVVQSYKVTLRE from the coding sequence ATGGCAGTAATCGATATCAGGATCGAGCTGAAGAAAGGGGTTGCGGACCCCGAGGGAAGCAACACCAAGAAGACCCTCGAGTCTCTCGGTTTCAAGGGAATCAAGGCCGTCAAATCGGTCAAGTGCTTCGAGGTCGAACTCGACATGTCCGGCGAAGAGGCAGTCAAGGCAGGGGAGGAGTACTGCAAGAAGCTCCTTGCCAACCCCGTCGTCCAGAGCTACAAGGTCACACTCAGGGAGTGA
- a CDS encoding CfrBI restriction endonuclease, whose amino-acid sequence MDFQIQKYETWLKGNVYISDAYTADSLKKLTKHLLCGGNYRAITEFNTKCKIALTDLWLSDVVEVARKEYGLAWKEKMLAALLDKKKKTTEEKYLQYWLLGLTQKTFNNIDGNTKELPSLLSELEEQLTDTLTSIKREKELDNVWIMMMCGSAALTIRGSDKSKNGKWVERVLLKSMLTLLGFTENKNFWVDLQRDNEVERETDAEVETKRGRIRIELGLIASGNQEVIEDKINRVGPKGVVIFDIVGAKTNIYDTAEKHNVKLIQIRHTMPLTQLYDHLKPLCNFELNEPPTTEKSISKAIDSLDDEVFSEVMHIDTPGL is encoded by the coding sequence ATGGATTTTCAAATTCAAAAATATGAAACGTGGTTAAAAGGAAATGTCTACATCTCTGATGCATATACCGCAGATTCTTTGAAAAAGCTGACCAAGCACTTACTTTGTGGCGGAAACTATCGCGCAATAACTGAATTCAATACTAAATGTAAAATTGCACTCACAGATCTGTGGTTGTCTGATGTCGTAGAAGTTGCAAGAAAAGAATATGGACTGGCATGGAAGGAAAAAATGCTAGCGGCTCTCCTAGATAAAAAGAAAAAAACTACAGAAGAAAAATATCTTCAATATTGGTTGCTTGGCTTAACACAAAAAACATTCAATAACATTGATGGTAACACAAAGGAACTTCCTTCCCTTTTATCCGAACTAGAAGAACAATTAACAGACACCCTTACTTCCATTAAAAGGGAGAAAGAGTTGGATAATGTTTGGATTATGATGATGTGTGGTTCTGCGGCATTAACCATTAGGGGATCAGACAAATCCAAGAATGGTAAATGGGTTGAACGTGTCCTTCTAAAATCAATGCTCACTCTTCTAGGATTTACGGAAAACAAAAACTTCTGGGTTGATCTTCAAAGAGATAATGAAGTGGAGAGAGAAACCGATGCAGAAGTAGAAACCAAAAGAGGAAGGATAAGAATCGAACTTGGACTAATTGCGAGTGGAAATCAAGAAGTGATTGAAGATAAAATAAACCGTGTTGGGCCCAAAGGGGTTGTAATATTCGACATTGTAGGTGCAAAAACAAATATCTACGATACTGCCGAAAAACACAATGTAAAATTGATTCAGATAAGACATACTATGCCTTTGACACAGTTATATGACCATCTAAAACCACTATGTAATTTTGAATTGAACGAACCTCCGACTACTGAAAAAAGTATATCCAAAGCTATTGACTCTCTAGATGATGAAGTCTTCTCAGAGGTCATGCACATTGATACTCCAGGCCTTTGA
- a CDS encoding DNA modification methylase, whose protein sequence is MNFKKGSTKIAREIANSWLEEYFPEIHTKLKIGLPEYNDRTDNWHVSIMIKNNSENIGEIRIDSGLTKVVETTELTLIKERIAKNKDAAPKKRSSKKEIFKPVPMGNKIILGDSCKVLEDYPPNSVQLVFTSPPYYNAKPEYSEYVDYQEYLDALRKVIVRCRDILSEGRFFIINISPVLIKRTSRNTSSKRIPIPFDINTIMVNNGFEFIDDIIWEKPEGAGWNVGRGRRFKADRNPLQYKPVPVTEYVLVYRKSTDKLIDWNIRNHYDQQAVKDSKILGEYDVTNIWKIKPSNNKLHPATFPEELCRRVIRYYSFIGDMVLDPFAGTGTVAKVAHEMGRRFMVIDKERSYYDYMKDTVLKELDENTDVECYAYEEVN, encoded by the coding sequence ATGAATTTCAAAAAAGGGTCCACAAAAATTGCAAGAGAGATTGCCAATTCGTGGCTAGAAGAGTACTTTCCAGAAATTCATACAAAGTTAAAAATCGGACTGCCTGAATACAATGATCGTACGGATAATTGGCATGTTTCTATCATGATCAAAAATAATTCCGAAAATATAGGCGAGATTAGAATAGATTCTGGTTTGACCAAAGTGGTTGAGACAACGGAATTGACCCTCATAAAAGAAAGAATTGCAAAAAACAAAGATGCTGCTCCCAAAAAACGTTCCAGCAAAAAAGAGATATTCAAACCAGTACCCATGGGAAACAAGATCATATTAGGGGACTCGTGTAAAGTTTTGGAAGATTATCCACCTAACAGTGTACAATTAGTCTTTACTTCACCCCCATACTACAATGCGAAACCAGAATATTCGGAATATGTAGATTATCAAGAATATCTGGATGCATTGAGAAAAGTTATCGTACGCTGTAGAGATATCCTTTCAGAAGGAAGATTCTTCATAATCAATATCTCCCCTGTTTTGATAAAAAGAACGTCGAGGAATACCTCAAGTAAACGTATCCCGATTCCATTCGATATCAATACCATCATGGTAAACAATGGATTCGAATTCATAGATGACATTATCTGGGAAAAACCAGAAGGAGCAGGGTGGAATGTTGGCCGCGGGAGAAGATTCAAAGCCGATCGCAACCCCCTACAGTATAAACCTGTGCCGGTAACAGAATATGTATTGGTATATCGCAAATCTACCGATAAATTGATTGACTGGAACATTCGCAATCATTATGATCAACAAGCTGTAAAAGATTCGAAAATATTGGGCGAATATGACGTCACCAATATATGGAAGATAAAACCTAGCAACAACAAATTACATCCCGCCACATTCCCTGAAGAATTGTGTCGTAGAGTGATAAGATATTACTCATTCATTGGTGATATGGTTTTGGATCCATTTGCTGGAACAGGAACTGTGGCGAAAGTGGCACATGAAATGGGCCGTAGATTTATGGTAATCGATAAAGAAAGATCATACTATGATTACATGAAAGATACAGTACTGAAAGAATTGGACGAAAATACGGATGTTGAATGTTATGCTTACGAGGAAGTGAACTAA
- a CDS encoding Metal-dependent hydrolases of the beta-lactamase superfamily I: MFEVHVIASGSDGNCTVIQLDDEAVVIDAGLSYKKLHSLMSVEGVDEGCIKAMLITHEHNDHILGAGAMARKLDIPMYCNLPTFDAFGHGSVSYRQIFTSRPFDLCGMRITPLPTSHDAAEPNAFVFEAEDRNVLLATDTGRLTEPCQAALQRADLAIIESNYDLRMLKEGPYPYPLKQRIASDSGHMCNDATGNWIRTTATARERKIFLAHLSRTNNEPDLARETVSRISGIPRHKIDCLEFQGDTRYLSVSR, encoded by the coding sequence ATGTTCGAGGTCCACGTCATAGCCAGCGGTAGCGACGGTAACTGCACCGTGATACAACTGGACGACGAGGCGGTGGTCATCGATGCCGGCCTGAGCTACAAGAAGCTCCATTCGCTCATGTCCGTGGAGGGCGTGGACGAAGGCTGCATCAAAGCGATGCTCATCACCCACGAGCACAACGATCACATCCTGGGCGCCGGTGCGATGGCGAGGAAGCTGGATATCCCGATGTACTGCAACCTTCCCACCTTCGATGCTTTCGGCCACGGTTCCGTCTCCTACAGGCAGATATTCACATCCCGGCCCTTCGATCTCTGCGGGATGAGGATCACGCCCCTTCCGACATCCCACGATGCCGCCGAGCCCAACGCCTTCGTATTCGAGGCCGAGGACAGGAACGTGCTCCTCGCCACAGACACCGGAAGGCTCACCGAACCCTGCCAGGCCGCCCTCCAGAGGGCGGATCTCGCCATAATCGAGTCCAACTACGACCTCAGGATGCTGAAGGAGGGCCCGTATCCGTATCCTCTCAAGCAGAGGATCGCCTCGGATTCGGGCCATATGTGCAACGATGCGACCGGGAACTGGATACGCACCACCGCCACCGCAAGGGAGAGGAAGATATTCTTAGCCCACCTCAGCAGGACCAACAACGAACCGGATCTCGCCAGGGAGACGGTATCCAGGATTTCGGGGATCCCCAGGCACAAAATAGACTGCCTGGAGTTCCAGGGCGACACGCGTTATCTTAGCGTGTCAAGGTGA
- a CDS encoding ribose-phosphate pyrophosphokinase: MDLAKELAGALDCKYIQAASNRFPDGECYIRIDEEKLDDDVIIVQNTYPDGNLVEMFLLQDAVRRLGAKRIALVIPYFGYARQDKVFKLGEPESAKVMCKLLDLNCDRIITIDIHKESVLDNFSCPHKDLKAAKAIADYFSEKGIDIVISPDIGAAGRAKAVADYMGLPYDHLNKTRLSGTEVRIEPATADVKDKKVLIVDDMISTGGTIIAASNALKEAGAKGVSVACTHGMFVNNALERFAGSSLDNILSCNTLNSAVSHISVADLVADAIKDAMAGKW, from the coding sequence ATGGACCTCGCGAAAGAGCTCGCGGGGGCCCTTGACTGTAAGTACATACAGGCAGCATCCAACAGATTCCCCGACGGCGAGTGTTACATCCGTATCGACGAGGAGAAGCTGGACGACGATGTGATCATCGTCCAGAACACCTACCCCGACGGAAACCTCGTCGAGATGTTCCTTCTGCAGGATGCCGTCCGCAGGCTCGGAGCCAAGAGGATCGCCCTGGTCATCCCGTACTTCGGATACGCCAGGCAGGACAAGGTGTTCAAGCTCGGAGAGCCCGAATCCGCCAAGGTCATGTGCAAACTCCTCGACCTCAACTGCGACCGCATCATTACCATCGACATTCACAAGGAGTCCGTCCTGGACAACTTCTCCTGTCCCCACAAGGACCTGAAGGCCGCCAAGGCCATCGCCGACTACTTCAGCGAGAAGGGAATCGACATCGTCATCTCCCCCGACATCGGGGCCGCCGGACGCGCAAAGGCCGTCGCCGACTACATGGGCCTGCCGTACGACCACCTCAACAAGACCCGTCTCTCCGGAACCGAGGTGAGGATCGAACCCGCTACCGCCGATGTCAAGGACAAGAAGGTCCTCATCGTGGACGACATGATCTCCACCGGAGGGACCATCATCGCAGCCTCCAACGCACTCAAGGAGGCCGGAGCCAAGGGAGTCTCCGTCGCGTGCACCCACGGTATGTTCGTCAACAACGCCCTGGAGAGGTTCGCGGGATCCTCCCTCGACAACATCCTCTCCTGCAACACCCTGAACAGCGCTGTGTCCCACATCTCCGTCGCCGACCTGGTCGCCGACGCGATCAAGGACGCCATGGCCGGGAAGTGGTGA
- a CDS encoding putative archaeal kinase (sugar kinase superfamily), which produces MTSAFCPGHITCFFMPGGSSGGDALKRGSAGAGIRISTGAAATVSPSENGGVHIFIDGNPSDAPVTRYVVDEMLPGRSVTVRVENDVPMGEGFGMSAAGAIAVALCCAEIAGVDDSVAYQVAHRAEIAGGGGLGDVSAIMADAHVPVRVEPGLPPNGKVESAPIGFDRLTLVVLGPKMNTGVILGDEDNYARIVAAGSEAMKEFGQCQTKEKLFEVSNAFADRTGVESAEVRGAIALLGVRGIKAAMCMLGNSIFADASPREIRQVLGDVRTYECSSTDVPAQRRVKS; this is translated from the coding sequence ATGACATCAGCATTCTGTCCCGGCCACATCACCTGCTTTTTCATGCCCGGCGGGTCTTCCGGCGGCGATGCCTTGAAGAGGGGTTCCGCAGGTGCGGGCATTAGGATCTCTACGGGAGCGGCCGCTACCGTCTCCCCCAGCGAGAACGGAGGGGTCCACATCTTCATAGACGGGAATCCCAGCGATGCCCCGGTCACCAGATACGTGGTGGACGAGATGCTCCCGGGACGCAGCGTGACCGTCCGCGTGGAGAATGACGTCCCCATGGGAGAGGGGTTCGGCATGAGCGCCGCAGGGGCTATTGCAGTCGCGCTCTGCTGCGCCGAGATCGCCGGTGTCGACGATTCCGTCGCATACCAGGTCGCCCACCGTGCGGAGATCGCGGGGGGCGGAGGTCTGGGGGACGTCTCCGCCATCATGGCCGATGCCCACGTCCCCGTGCGTGTGGAGCCCGGTCTCCCTCCGAACGGGAAGGTGGAGTCCGCCCCCATCGGCTTCGACAGGCTGACCCTGGTCGTCCTCGGTCCCAAAATGAACACCGGGGTCATCCTCGGAGACGAGGACAATTACGCCCGCATCGTGGCCGCAGGGTCCGAAGCGATGAAGGAATTCGGACAGTGCCAGACCAAGGAAAAGCTCTTCGAGGTCTCCAATGCTTTCGCCGACAGGACCGGTGTGGAGAGCGCGGAGGTCAGGGGAGCTATCGCGCTTCTCGGGGTCCGCGGCATCAAAGCGGCCATGTGCATGCTGGGCAACAGCATCTTCGCAGATGCCTCGCCCAGGGAGATAAGGCAGGTCCTCGGGGATGTCCGCACCTACGAGTGCTCTTCCACCGACGTCCCGGCTCAGAGAAGGGTGAAGAGCTGA
- a CDS encoding prolyl-tRNA synthetase, protein MPTKEQDFGEWYNETVEKAQLCDKRYPIKGMNVWTPYGWRIMKDIDAFIRQAMEDTGHDEVCFPLLIPETEFKKEKDHIKGFDEEVYWVTHAGLNPLDVRLVVRPTSETAMYPMFSLWVRSHQDLPLKVYQIVNTFRYETKQTRAFMRVREIHFFESHTCHADREDAERQVAQDVEIVDRLCRSICIPYSLLIRTDWDKFPGANYTVGIDTVMPNGRTLQIGSAHYYATNFSKPYEITYEDDNGEHQYAHQTTLGMTERLLGAVVGVHADDEGLILPPAIAPVQIVIVPIFKKDNADEVLKACRGIEEVLRKAGIRVKLDDGDDRPGAKFFAWEVKGVPLRFEVGGRDLENNVVSWARRDNGEKGTMSLDSLVDGSRLMFETIAKDMLAKAEEKQRSFIDSIDNMDMDSIPEGRIVRFGWCGCAECGHKFEDKYDIKILGTPYRPEEFTGKCIVCGKEGAKPAYAARTL, encoded by the coding sequence TTGCCGACCAAGGAACAGGACTTCGGCGAATGGTACAACGAGACCGTCGAGAAGGCCCAGCTCTGCGACAAGCGCTACCCGATCAAGGGTATGAACGTCTGGACCCCCTACGGCTGGCGCATCATGAAGGACATCGATGCGTTCATCAGGCAGGCGATGGAGGATACCGGACACGACGAGGTCTGCTTCCCCCTGCTGATCCCCGAGACCGAGTTCAAGAAGGAGAAGGACCACATCAAGGGATTCGACGAGGAAGTCTACTGGGTCACCCACGCGGGACTCAATCCCCTGGACGTCAGGCTGGTCGTCAGGCCCACCTCCGAGACCGCCATGTACCCCATGTTCTCCCTCTGGGTCAGGTCCCATCAGGACCTCCCCCTGAAGGTCTACCAGATCGTCAACACCTTCCGCTACGAGACAAAGCAGACCCGCGCGTTCATGCGTGTCAGGGAGATCCACTTCTTCGAGTCCCACACCTGCCACGCCGACAGGGAGGATGCCGAGAGGCAGGTCGCCCAGGACGTGGAAATCGTGGACAGACTGTGCCGCAGCATCTGCATCCCCTACTCCCTGCTCATCAGGACCGACTGGGACAAGTTCCCGGGAGCCAACTACACCGTCGGTATCGACACCGTCATGCCCAACGGAAGGACCCTCCAGATCGGTTCCGCTCACTATTACGCAACCAACTTCTCGAAGCCCTATGAGATCACCTACGAGGACGACAACGGGGAGCACCAGTACGCCCACCAGACCACCCTCGGGATGACCGAGAGGCTGCTCGGTGCGGTCGTCGGGGTCCACGCGGACGACGAGGGGCTAATCCTCCCGCCGGCCATCGCCCCCGTGCAGATCGTCATCGTCCCCATCTTCAAGAAGGACAACGCCGACGAGGTCCTCAAGGCCTGCCGCGGCATCGAGGAGGTGCTGAGGAAGGCCGGAATCCGCGTCAAGCTCGACGACGGGGACGACCGCCCCGGAGCGAAGTTCTTCGCCTGGGAGGTCAAGGGAGTGCCTCTCCGCTTCGAGGTCGGAGGGCGCGACCTGGAGAACAACGTGGTCTCCTGGGCCCGCCGCGACAACGGCGAGAAGGGGACCATGTCCCTCGATTCCCTCGTGGACGGCTCCAGGCTCATGTTCGAGACCATCGCCAAGGACATGCTCGCCAAGGCCGAGGAGAAGCAGAGGTCGTTCATCGACAGCATCGACAACATGGACATGGACTCCATCCCCGAGGGACGCATCGTCAGGTTCGGATGGTGCGGCTGCGCGGAGTGCGGCCACAAGTTCGAGGACAAGTACGACATCAAGATCCTCGGAACCCCCTACCGCCCCGAGGAGTTCACCGGCAAATGCATCGTCTGCGGAAAGGAAGGCGCCAAGCCCGCCTACGCCGCACGCACTCTCTGA
- a CDS encoding Site-specific recombinase XerD produces the protein MGRYPFSECINEYLPAEEGHIAKSTMGTTSRRLRQIGSIFHYLRGEGLVSTDNPREITPKDVDVFVGFRRKNGIKNTTLHKDLGLLSKFLAYFDNEAVVKFKAKYPAHVPKKYKKRGASMEEDTVQRIIEKAEKLNIADWPKMEAYGVVVIAICTGLRPQELRMLSIRNVHETDTSVEIYAEHVKGEGTYGSERLVVVHPDGVPFVKKFLAARRLRLEKAGKFEDSLFPPLKNKGGYLSYNRIRMLKTKVEQDLDITFELRKCRRTFGQRAIDEGQDLHNVSLVMGHTTLNTTQKDYCDKDERVAAKDMRVFWEGCVRNKRCD, from the coding sequence ATGGGAAGGTATCCTTTCAGCGAATGCATCAACGAGTATCTCCCTGCCGAAGAGGGTCACATCGCCAAATCTACCATGGGGACCACCTCAAGAAGGCTCAGGCAGATTGGCTCGATATTCCATTATCTCAGGGGCGAAGGGCTCGTATCTACCGATAATCCCAGAGAGATCACTCCAAAAGACGTCGACGTTTTCGTCGGTTTCCGCAGGAAGAACGGCATCAAGAATACCACTCTCCACAAGGATCTGGGTCTTCTCTCGAAGTTCCTCGCATATTTCGATAATGAGGCCGTCGTGAAGTTCAAGGCCAAGTATCCCGCACACGTTCCCAAGAAGTACAAGAAACGCGGGGCCTCGATGGAAGAGGATACCGTTCAGAGGATCATCGAGAAAGCCGAAAAGCTCAACATTGCCGATTGGCCGAAGATGGAAGCATACGGTGTCGTAGTCATCGCAATCTGCACCGGGCTGAGGCCTCAGGAGCTGCGTATGCTCTCCATCAGGAACGTCCACGAGACCGATACCTCGGTCGAGATCTATGCGGAGCATGTCAAAGGGGAAGGAACGTACGGATCCGAGAGGTTGGTGGTAGTCCATCCCGACGGAGTCCCCTTCGTCAAGAAGTTCCTTGCCGCCAGAAGACTCAGGCTCGAGAAAGCGGGCAAGTTCGAGGACTCTCTTTTCCCTCCCCTGAAGAACAAGGGCGGATATCTCAGTTACAACCGTATCCGCATGCTCAAGACCAAGGTCGAGCAGGATCTTGACATAACCTTCGAGCTCAGGAAGTGCAGGCGTACTTTCGGTCAGCGTGCAATCGACGAGGGTCAGGATCTCCATAATGTCTCGTTGGTCATGGGACACACGACTTTGAACACCACGCAGAAGGATTACTGCGACAAGGACGAACGCGTCGCCGCGAAGGACATGAGAGTCTTCTGGGAAGGGTGCGTCCGCAACAAGAGGTGCGACTGA
- a CDS encoding phosphopantothenoylcysteine decarboxylase/phosphopantothenate--cysteine ligase, prokaryotic has translation MHPSEEIYREKSNKLMGKTIVVGITGSIAAVDSFHLIRELVKNGAKVVPVMTQAATRLSAPDAIEFASGMKPITEITGQCEHIKYLGSPSDADLFLIYPCTANTISKMANGIDDSPVTTMATVALGSRTPVAIAPAMHGYMMENPAVEKNLETLAEWGVNIIGPHIDRERAKVASVNEVVAWAIRLLSKDDLIGKKILIIGGRSEEPMDSMRLITNRSTGLMAVSLAQSAFERGAEVELWMGASSVPMPDYIPVRRYGTVDDLIGLLKDIDHDVVIVPAALADFAPESVFDGKIPSEKGFSMKLRSVPKVLPLIREKCSYVIGYKAESGLSGDRLIARARERLEQYDLVAVVANDVDAAGKTSASMHLVTKNDVRNITGTKPVISEGILNFVAENL, from the coding sequence TTGCATCCGAGTGAGGAGATTTACCGCGAGAAGAGCAACAAACTGATGGGGAAGACGATAGTGGTAGGGATCACCGGCAGCATCGCAGCCGTCGACAGCTTCCATCTTATCAGGGAGCTCGTGAAGAACGGGGCCAAGGTCGTCCCCGTGATGACGCAGGCCGCCACTAGGCTGTCCGCCCCGGACGCCATCGAGTTCGCGTCCGGAATGAAGCCCATCACCGAGATCACCGGGCAGTGCGAGCACATCAAGTACCTGGGGAGCCCGTCCGATGCCGACCTGTTCCTGATCTATCCCTGCACCGCAAACACCATCTCCAAGATGGCCAACGGAATCGATGACAGCCCCGTCACCACCATGGCCACCGTCGCCCTGGGAAGCAGGACCCCCGTCGCCATCGCCCCCGCCATGCACGGCTACATGATGGAGAACCCCGCCGTCGAGAAGAACCTGGAGACCCTAGCGGAGTGGGGGGTTAACATCATCGGCCCCCACATCGACAGGGAGAGGGCGAAGGTCGCATCCGTGAACGAGGTCGTCGCATGGGCCATCAGGCTGCTCTCCAAGGACGATCTCATCGGAAAGAAGATCCTCATCATCGGGGGCCGCAGCGAGGAGCCCATGGATTCCATGCGTCTCATCACCAACCGCTCCACCGGCCTCATGGCGGTATCCCTGGCACAGTCCGCTTTCGAGAGAGGGGCGGAGGTCGAGTTGTGGATGGGCGCATCGAGCGTCCCCATGCCCGACTACATCCCCGTTAGGAGATACGGCACCGTGGACGACCTCATCGGCCTGCTGAAGGACATCGACCACGACGTGGTCATCGTCCCCGCGGCGCTGGCGGATTTTGCGCCCGAGAGCGTCTTCGACGGGAAGATCCCCAGCGAGAAGGGTTTCAGCATGAAGCTCAGGTCCGTTCCGAAGGTCCTCCCGCTGATCAGGGAGAAGTGCTCCTACGTCATCGGATACAAGGCGGAGTCCGGACTCTCCGGGGACAGGCTCATCGCCAGGGCGAGGGAGCGCCTAGAGCAGTACGACCTCGTAGCGGTCGTCGCCAACGATGTCGATGCCGCCGGCAAGACCTCCGCGTCCATGCACCTGGTCACCAAGAACGATGTCCGCAACATCACCGGGACCAAGCCGGTCATATCCGAAGGCATCCTGAACTTCGTCGCAGAGAACCTATGA
- a CDS encoding putative transcriptional regulator, contains C-terminal CBS domains, translating to MTTQVITVKPTDTVRHAVIRMAIDNVSGAPVVDNRNHVLGILSQNDILKLILKKQQELDAGTSGLHLLDNPLDSANTEADIIEKAKQEISDMKVEDLMVRSTLCTTPDAEIMEALKAMMKMDVGRLPVLEQGVLVGTVSRSDIIFYIYKKKI from the coding sequence ATGACCACTCAGGTCATCACCGTCAAGCCTACCGACACGGTCAGGCATGCGGTCATCAGGATGGCCATCGACAACGTGTCCGGTGCGCCGGTCGTCGACAACAGGAACCACGTCCTCGGTATCCTTTCCCAGAACGACATTCTCAAGCTCATTCTCAAGAAGCAGCAGGAGCTCGATGCGGGAACCAGCGGACTCCACCTCCTGGACAACCCCCTGGATTCCGCCAACACCGAGGCGGACATCATCGAGAAGGCGAAGCAAGAGATCTCCGATATGAAGGTCGAGGATCTCATGGTCCGCAGCACCCTCTGCACCACTCCCGACGCCGAGATTATGGAGGCCCTGAAGGCGATGATGAAGATGGACGTCGGAAGGCTCCCCGTCCTGGAGCAGGGCGTCCTCGTCGGAACCGTCTCTAGATCGGACATCATTTTCTACATCTACAAGAAGAAGATCTGA